In one window of Desulforhabdus amnigena DNA:
- the ribB gene encoding 3,4-dihydroxy-2-butanone-4-phosphate synthase, translating into MNQNLLVRFGNSFERVEKALTSLRNGRGVLVTDDEQRENEGDLIFAAETLTEAQMAMLIRECSGIVCLCLTDEKVRALGLPMMVENNSSRFKTAFTVSIEAARGVTTGVSAADRVTTVKACIADHAKPEDLHRPGHVFPLKARRGGVLERPGHTEATVDLMRMAGLKPYGVLCELTNPNGSMARMPEIVAFAEKYDLPLVTIEDLIHYRNSMEQKAS; encoded by the coding sequence ATGAATCAGAATTTGTTAGTTCGGTTTGGAAATTCTTTTGAACGGGTGGAAAAAGCCCTCACTTCGCTTCGCAATGGTCGAGGCGTTCTGGTCACAGACGATGAGCAAAGGGAAAATGAGGGCGATCTGATTTTCGCCGCTGAAACCCTGACTGAAGCACAAATGGCTATGCTGATCCGGGAATGCAGCGGTATCGTCTGTCTGTGTCTCACCGATGAAAAAGTTCGGGCACTCGGTCTTCCCATGATGGTGGAAAACAACTCCAGCCGGTTCAAAACCGCCTTTACCGTATCCATCGAAGCTGCACGAGGGGTCACCACGGGCGTATCCGCCGCCGACCGGGTAACGACAGTGAAGGCCTGCATCGCAGATCATGCCAAACCGGAGGACCTCCATCGGCCTGGACATGTCTTTCCCTTGAAGGCCCGCAGAGGGGGTGTGCTCGAACGCCCGGGACACACGGAAGCCACCGTAGATCTCATGCGCATGGCCGGCCTGAAACCTTACGGAGTACTGTGCGAGCTCACCAACCCCAATGGCTCCATGGCGCGCATGCCGGAAATCGTGGCCTTCGCCGAAAAATACGACTTGCCGCTGGTCACCATCGAAGACTTGATCCACTATCGCAACAGCATGGAACAGAAAGCAAGCTGA
- a CDS encoding DegQ family serine endoprotease, with protein sequence MFKSFENFLKNKIFGIKTVGAVAFSCLLGGIVLASGLNWTGLAVAQDPVSKEQSFSSTPSIPSLAPLAEKLTPSVVNIKVVKVEKARFPMNEFQNAPFGDFFERFNNDRIPTIPHDQKVEGSGSGVIISSDGYILTNNHVVEGAKDLKVTLADQREFRAQILGRDPKTDLAVVKIEGGKDFPSAQMGNSDQLKVGDAVMAIGNPFGLNHTVTSGIVSAKGRIIGAGPYDDFIQTDTSINPGNSGGPLINMNGEVVGINTAILPNGQGIGFAIPINTAKPLIPQLVKNGEVTRGFIGVNIQSVTPELAQALNLNGHKGALVADITGGGPAEKAGIKRGDVIVSFNGKEVKDNHELPAMVAGTPVGDEATVVVLRDGKEKEFKLKIAKLPSDETDVNDSEKTDRGKWGMMLRDVTPQVARQYGLKDGDGVLVVGVEPGSPAERASLQQGDIILEVNREPVKSADEAKEKITRASDKKSLLLLVKRGNASIFVALTN encoded by the coding sequence ATGTTCAAAAGCTTTGAGAATTTCTTGAAAAACAAAATCTTTGGTATCAAGACCGTGGGCGCTGTGGCTTTTTCCTGCCTGCTGGGAGGCATTGTCCTGGCCTCCGGGCTCAACTGGACGGGATTAGCGGTGGCTCAAGATCCCGTCAGCAAAGAGCAGAGCTTTTCAAGCACACCATCAATCCCCTCATTGGCTCCTTTGGCGGAAAAGCTGACCCCTTCTGTAGTCAATATCAAAGTTGTAAAGGTCGAAAAGGCTCGGTTCCCCATGAATGAGTTTCAGAACGCCCCTTTTGGGGATTTCTTTGAACGATTCAACAATGACCGCATACCTACTATCCCTCATGATCAAAAAGTAGAGGGAAGCGGGTCCGGTGTCATCATCAGCTCCGATGGATACATTCTGACCAACAACCATGTAGTTGAAGGCGCCAAGGATCTGAAAGTAACGCTGGCCGACCAACGCGAATTCAGAGCGCAAATCCTTGGGCGGGATCCAAAAACCGATCTTGCCGTCGTAAAGATTGAGGGTGGAAAGGATTTTCCATCCGCACAAATGGGCAATTCCGACCAACTGAAGGTGGGTGATGCGGTCATGGCCATTGGAAACCCCTTTGGTTTGAATCACACCGTGACCTCCGGAATAGTGAGCGCCAAAGGCCGGATCATAGGGGCCGGCCCCTATGATGATTTTATCCAGACCGATACCTCCATCAATCCGGGCAACTCGGGCGGCCCCCTCATCAACATGAACGGTGAAGTGGTGGGAATAAACACAGCCATCCTCCCCAATGGGCAGGGGATCGGATTTGCCATCCCCATCAATACCGCCAAACCTCTCATTCCGCAGTTGGTGAAAAATGGTGAAGTGACGAGAGGATTCATTGGAGTGAACATTCAGTCTGTAACCCCCGAATTGGCCCAGGCACTGAACCTCAATGGCCATAAAGGCGCCCTGGTGGCGGACATTACCGGCGGAGGTCCCGCCGAAAAGGCCGGCATCAAGCGTGGAGATGTAATCGTTAGCTTCAACGGCAAAGAGGTCAAAGACAACCATGAACTTCCTGCAATGGTCGCTGGAACACCGGTTGGTGATGAAGCGACCGTAGTGGTCCTGCGTGACGGCAAAGAAAAAGAGTTCAAGTTGAAGATCGCCAAACTTCCTTCAGACGAAACAGACGTGAATGACTCGGAAAAAACCGATCGAGGCAAATGGGGCATGATGCTTCGAGATGTAACGCCGCAAGTGGCCCGGCAGTACGGTCTAAAGGACGGCGATGGCGTGCTGGTAGTGGGCGTGGAGCCTGGAAGCCCCGCCGAGCGAGCATCCCTTCAGCAGGGGGATATCATCCTTGAAGTAAACCGCGAGCCGGTAAAATCGGCCGATGAAGCAAAGGAAAAAATTACCAGGGCGAGTGACAAGAAATCCCTGCTCCTCCTGGTAAAAAGAGGAAACGCGAGCATCTTTGTGGCACTCACGAACTAG
- a CDS encoding glycoside hydrolase family protein, protein MEKLKKDLKREEGLKLHAFMSPLGSWTCGYGHNLEAAGCSKETIERYKIEGITKAQAEKWLDEDIRKAEQAARNHVSFFDELSERRQEVLVTLVFMFGWQLRQSKRIINALERRNYEDAAKQILKSKMAARAGERVRRLAEMMREEEQPEELAGDG, encoded by the coding sequence TTGGAAAAATTGAAAAAAGATTTAAAACGCGAAGAAGGGCTCAAGCTGCATGCATTCATGTCCCCCTTGGGAAGCTGGACTTGCGGATACGGGCATAATCTGGAAGCTGCCGGGTGCAGCAAGGAAACCATCGAACGTTACAAGATCGAGGGAATCACGAAAGCTCAGGCCGAAAAATGGCTGGATGAAGACATCCGCAAAGCTGAACAGGCGGCGAGAAATCATGTATCCTTCTTTGATGAACTTTCGGAAAGAAGGCAGGAGGTCCTGGTGACTCTGGTGTTTATGTTTGGATGGCAGCTCCGCCAGTCCAAAAGAATCATCAATGCATTGGAGCGCAGGAACTACGAAGACGCAGCCAAACAGATTCTCAAGAGCAAGATGGCCGCCCGGGCAGGTGAGAGGGTCAGGCGGCTTGCAGAAATGATGCGCGAGGAAGAACAACCGGAAGAACTTGCGGGTGATGGATAA
- a CDS encoding TrkH family potassium uptake protein, whose product MRWSYVIRTIGALIFCIGLTMLLPLGFALHYKDGSELPLFKALLIVLATGLGLFVAFRHSRVPSMTHREGMAIVALAWLTAGLAGALPFYLGSTTEYFVDGFFESVSGFSTTGASIFTDIEKVPRGILMWRSLTHWLGGMGIIVFSLAILPFLGVGGMQLYKAEVPSPVPDKLRPRIHDTAMVLWKVYLFFTLVETVMLMFGGMDLFESLCHTFGTMATGGFSTKNASIAHYGSAYIDAVITVFMLIAGINFSLHYFALMGRPRVMWKDPEFRFFMMLVSIFTAVSTLSVFRETYASFWESLRHAAFQVASIITTTGYATADYEKWPPLPQSILFFCMFLGASAGSTGGGMKCMRIMLLLKHGYLELLRLIHPWAVLQVKLAGRPVPDEVIKGIWGFFILYLALFILSSFLLAAMGQDILTAFSAVAASIGNIGPGFGNVGPTENYAHLPHSAKWLLALCMLLGRLEIYTVIVLFVPEFWRK is encoded by the coding sequence ATGCGTTGGAGTTATGTCATCCGGACTATCGGGGCCCTCATTTTCTGCATCGGGCTGACCATGCTTCTCCCCCTGGGCTTTGCCCTTCACTACAAGGATGGAAGCGAACTTCCCCTCTTCAAAGCCCTCCTGATCGTCCTCGCCACGGGTCTGGGCTTGTTCGTTGCTTTTCGGCACTCCCGGGTTCCGTCCATGACCCACCGTGAAGGAATGGCCATTGTCGCACTCGCCTGGTTGACCGCGGGATTGGCGGGAGCGTTGCCTTTCTATTTGGGATCCACCACTGAATATTTTGTGGATGGCTTTTTCGAATCCGTATCGGGCTTCAGTACAACGGGAGCCTCCATCTTTACGGACATCGAAAAAGTGCCCAGAGGCATTCTCATGTGGAGGAGCCTGACCCACTGGCTGGGGGGCATGGGCATCATCGTGTTTTCCCTGGCCATTCTGCCCTTTCTTGGAGTCGGTGGGATGCAGCTCTACAAGGCTGAAGTGCCCAGCCCTGTTCCGGACAAACTGAGACCCCGGATCCACGATACGGCCATGGTTCTATGGAAGGTCTATCTTTTCTTTACCCTGGTTGAAACCGTGATGCTCATGTTTGGCGGAATGGATCTTTTCGAATCCCTGTGCCACACGTTCGGAACCATGGCTACAGGCGGATTTTCCACAAAAAACGCCTCCATCGCCCATTACGGCAGCGCCTATATCGATGCGGTAATCACCGTTTTCATGCTTATCGCTGGAATCAACTTCTCCCTTCATTATTTCGCTCTCATGGGCAGACCCAGGGTCATGTGGAAAGATCCCGAATTCCGTTTTTTCATGATGCTCGTAAGCATCTTCACAGCTGTGTCCACCTTGAGCGTCTTTCGGGAAACATACGCAAGTTTCTGGGAATCCCTGCGACATGCGGCATTTCAGGTCGCTTCCATCATTACGACGACGGGATACGCCACGGCCGACTACGAAAAATGGCCGCCCCTGCCCCAAAGCATCCTGTTCTTCTGCATGTTTCTGGGGGCTTCGGCGGGATCCACGGGAGGAGGCATGAAGTGCATGCGGATCATGCTGCTGCTCAAGCACGGGTATCTCGAACTGCTGCGCCTCATTCACCCCTGGGCTGTGCTGCAGGTCAAACTGGCGGGGCGTCCTGTCCCGGACGAGGTCATCAAAGGGATATGGGGATTTTTCATCCTTTACCTGGCGCTTTTCATTCTCTCTTCATTCCTGCTGGCTGCCATGGGGCAGGATATTCTCACCGCCTTTTCCGCCGTTGCGGCAAGTATTGGGAATATCGGCCCGGGGTTCGGCAACGTGGGTCCCACAGAAAATTACGCCCATCTCCCTCACTCCGCCAAATGGCTCCTTGCCCTATGCATGCTTCTGGGACGTCTGGAAATCTACACGGTCATCGTCCTCTTCGTCCCTGAATTCTGGAGAAAATAG
- a CDS encoding PAS domain-containing sensor histidine kinase, protein MNPILHLSQFRPRKIMVSVLTAAMLVSLALFSLWYWASWRIEQIISRQFNEQQLMLARKIADNIEGYFDLLENQLMSYSELFQVESETMSHFRAYGALEFKNKQAFGILDIQMFDPEGRLEYSWSHPDGQAPQEIQNLDTACVDWAKDPQHLGLIFLTKTFTLSDASGKSRLAMAILTPLYRTNSSLAPQNKSFAGTLEIIFDPSFVCQMATENVRSGQTGYAWVINQDGTFLAHYEPTFVGKDAIRVRKERNSHLSFDKIQDIQASHILKGEEGTDWYESGWHRERLGRIKKLLAYTPVRFNKGMVHGVIQVEDSAHNLWGVGVTAPFDEVYGLVGSLQIQVGFMAGFIFLLIMGVSGLLIGAAYNWNEILSREVELKTEALRQSHERLLRSERFAAVGEAAAYVRHEIKNPLMIIGGFARQLDRDLNVPGSARQKLKIIADEVQRLENFLGDLRDFTQPASPVKEEVDLNKIIREVQTMMQEAAKEKRVQLESRLDGTLPTSLLDPNQMKQVLINLIKNSIEAIEKDGSITVSTHSQGGHICLQVADTGRGIEPKIISEIFNPFFTTKKTGTGLGLAVINKIVEDHHGTVSVESTLGRGTTFTIILPCE, encoded by the coding sequence ATGAACCCAATCTTACATCTAAGTCAGTTCCGACCACGAAAGATTATGGTGAGTGTCCTTACCGCGGCGATGCTCGTTTCTCTGGCCCTCTTCTCTCTGTGGTACTGGGCATCTTGGAGAATCGAACAGATCATCAGCCGGCAATTCAACGAACAACAGCTCATGCTGGCACGAAAGATCGCTGATAACATTGAGGGATATTTTGACCTGTTGGAAAATCAATTGATGAGCTATTCCGAATTATTCCAGGTGGAAAGCGAGACTATGTCTCACTTTCGCGCCTATGGCGCTCTCGAGTTCAAGAATAAACAGGCTTTCGGTATCCTGGACATACAAATGTTTGATCCCGAGGGGCGGCTGGAGTATTCCTGGAGCCACCCCGATGGGCAGGCGCCGCAGGAAATCCAAAATCTGGATACAGCCTGTGTGGATTGGGCCAAAGACCCGCAGCATTTGGGTTTGATCTTCCTCACCAAGACATTCACTCTATCTGATGCATCCGGGAAAAGCCGACTGGCCATGGCTATCCTGACACCACTTTACCGCACGAACTCTTCCCTCGCACCGCAAAACAAGAGCTTTGCCGGCACCCTGGAAATCATTTTTGATCCCTCCTTTGTCTGCCAAATGGCAACCGAGAATGTCAGGTCGGGACAGACCGGTTACGCCTGGGTCATCAATCAGGACGGAACGTTTCTGGCCCACTACGAACCGACCTTTGTGGGCAAAGACGCCATTAGAGTGCGAAAGGAGCGCAATTCTCATCTTTCATTTGACAAAATCCAGGATATTCAAGCAAGTCATATCCTCAAGGGTGAAGAAGGGACCGATTGGTACGAATCCGGCTGGCACCGGGAAAGGTTGGGGAGAATAAAGAAGTTGCTGGCCTACACTCCCGTCCGCTTCAACAAAGGCATGGTCCATGGCGTCATACAAGTTGAGGATAGCGCCCACAATCTCTGGGGGGTGGGAGTGACAGCTCCCTTCGACGAGGTTTATGGACTGGTTGGAAGCCTTCAGATCCAGGTGGGATTCATGGCCGGCTTCATTTTCCTTTTAATCATGGGCGTGAGTGGCTTGCTTATCGGTGCGGCTTACAACTGGAACGAGATCCTCAGCCGGGAAGTGGAACTAAAAACAGAAGCCCTGCGTCAGAGCCATGAGCGACTGTTGCGTTCCGAAAGATTTGCCGCCGTGGGGGAAGCGGCCGCCTACGTGAGGCACGAAATAAAGAATCCGCTCATGATCATCGGCGGATTTGCCCGGCAACTGGATCGTGACCTCAACGTGCCCGGCAGCGCACGACAAAAACTGAAAATCATCGCCGATGAAGTACAGCGCCTGGAAAATTTCCTCGGGGACCTGCGCGACTTTACGCAGCCTGCAAGCCCTGTCAAGGAAGAGGTCGACCTCAATAAAATCATTCGGGAGGTTCAGACGATGATGCAGGAAGCAGCCAAAGAAAAACGTGTCCAATTGGAAAGCCGATTGGACGGGACCCTGCCCACCAGTCTGCTCGATCCCAATCAAATGAAGCAGGTACTCATCAATCTGATCAAAAACTCCATAGAAGCCATAGAAAAAGATGGTTCCATCACGGTTTCCACCCACAGTCAAGGCGGTCATATCTGCCTGCAAGTGGCCGACACGGGCAGGGGGATCGAACCCAAAATAATTTCAGAGATTTTCAACCCCTTTTTTACCACAAAAAAGACCGGTACAGGATTGGGACTGGCAGTGATAAACAAAATCGTCGAAGATCATCATGGCACGGTCAGTGTCGAAAGCACCCTGGGCAGGGGAACAACCTTCACCATCATTTTGCCCTGTGAGTGA
- a CDS encoding sensor histidine kinase, with amino-acid sequence MRIRSIRARLTLWYISVLALTILMLGGTVYGLLSYSLIHEVDNVLNDVAKVLAERVHGGSTTFFPSDINEIFKRFLGFAPWDPYYQMIDPRSRHEPHSQVPESQTIPLSRKALENAYVGRSTFETMEGTSSYPLRTLTMPVMEGGRLHRLIRIGMSLQNVYETLFRFLLILGTLFPMGLLLAGLGGWILARRALKPVDRMAEAAQRISAQHLADRLEETGAGDELDRLAKTLNQMLTRLDKAFNQIRQFSADASHELQTPLTILKGELEVALRSSRTSEEYRETLKSALEEIDRIAHLVEGLLILARSEAGMLRIDRQPVDLAKLAEEVFWRFKTLADSDSIDFSLSASDPVFVQGDRERLRRLLFNLLDNSIKYTGRGGQISLSLKQVDNWVYLEVSDSGMGISKENLERIFQPFYRSEEALSSPGSGLGLSIARSIALAHGGRVEVQSSPGRGSTFTVILPVLS; translated from the coding sequence TTGCGTATCCGATCGATCCGTGCCCGCCTGACTCTCTGGTATATTTCCGTTTTGGCCCTGACCATCCTCATGTTGGGCGGGACTGTGTACGGGCTTCTCTCCTACAGCCTGATCCATGAAGTGGACAATGTTTTGAACGATGTCGCAAAGGTTTTGGCCGAACGGGTTCATGGCGGCTCCACCACCTTTTTCCCCTCCGATATCAATGAAATTTTCAAGCGGTTTCTAGGTTTTGCTCCATGGGACCCCTACTACCAGATGATCGACCCGCGCAGCCGCCACGAACCGCACTCACAGGTTCCGGAATCGCAAACGATCCCTCTCAGCCGAAAAGCATTGGAAAATGCCTACGTTGGCCGTTCCACTTTTGAAACGATGGAAGGCACCTCGAGCTATCCCCTGAGGACCCTGACCATGCCCGTCATGGAAGGGGGACGTCTGCACCGGCTGATCCGGATCGGGATGTCCTTGCAAAACGTTTATGAAACCCTCTTTCGTTTTCTCCTCATCCTGGGCACGTTGTTCCCCATGGGGCTGTTGCTCGCGGGACTGGGCGGTTGGATTCTGGCGCGCCGCGCCCTGAAGCCCGTGGACCGAATGGCCGAAGCCGCTCAACGCATCAGCGCCCAACATCTTGCCGACCGCCTGGAAGAAACCGGAGCGGGCGACGAACTGGACAGACTCGCAAAAACTCTGAACCAGATGCTGACAAGGCTCGATAAAGCCTTCAACCAGATTCGGCAATTCAGTGCGGATGCCTCCCACGAACTCCAGACCCCTCTGACCATTCTCAAAGGAGAACTGGAAGTTGCCCTTCGATCTTCCAGAACATCGGAAGAATACCGTGAAACACTCAAGAGCGCCCTTGAAGAGATAGACCGTATCGCACACCTCGTTGAAGGGTTGCTGATCCTGGCCCGATCCGAAGCGGGAATGCTGCGTATCGACCGACAGCCGGTGGATCTGGCCAAGCTCGCAGAAGAAGTCTTCTGGCGATTCAAAACGTTGGCCGACTCCGACTCTATAGATTTTAGTCTGAGCGCCAGTGACCCTGTTTTCGTCCAGGGAGACCGTGAACGCCTGCGGAGGCTTCTTTTCAATCTTCTGGACAACAGCATCAAATATACTGGGAGGGGAGGACAGATCTCCCTTTCGCTGAAGCAGGTTGACAACTGGGTGTACCTGGAAGTCAGCGACTCGGGGATGGGCATCTCGAAAGAAAATCTGGAACGGATATTTCAGCCGTTTTATCGCTCAGAGGAAGCCCTTTCCTCTCCCGGTTCGGGGTTAGGGCTTTCCATAGCACGGTCCATCGCTCTCGCCCATGGGGGCAGGGTCGAAGTTCAAAGCAGTCCCGGCAGAGGAAGCACCTTCACGGTCATCCTGCCAGTCCTGTCATGA
- a CDS encoding calcium/sodium antiporter has translation MIAAFIAVAFGLALLVWSADRFVEGSASTACHFGMPPLMIGMVIVGFGTSAPEMVVSALAASQGNPGIAVGNAYGSNITNIALILGLTALIRPIAVHSQVLRKELPILTTITALAAWQLWDGEISRIDAFVLLGAFGGLMAWSIWQGMQKKADALGREMEQELEVHIMPIRRAIFWLVIGLIVLIVSSRILVWGAVEIAQGFGVSDLIIGLTIVAVGTSLPELASSIIATRKGEHDIALGNVLGSNLFNTLAVVGIAGMIHPITVGPEVFSRDILVMATLTVSLFVIGYGVHGLGRINRFEGGALLLSYVGYTAYLASTVFGR, from the coding sequence ATGATTGCTGCATTTATAGCCGTTGCCTTTGGCCTCGCACTTCTTGTTTGGAGCGCGGATCGTTTCGTAGAAGGTTCCGCTTCCACCGCCTGTCATTTCGGCATGCCGCCACTAATGATCGGCATGGTCATCGTCGGCTTCGGAACCTCCGCGCCGGAGATGGTGGTCTCCGCGCTGGCCGCTTCTCAGGGAAACCCAGGTATCGCCGTGGGGAACGCCTACGGTTCGAACATCACCAATATTGCCCTGATCCTTGGCCTGACTGCGTTGATCCGCCCTATCGCTGTCCATTCGCAGGTCTTGCGCAAGGAACTGCCCATTCTCACCACCATCACGGCTCTGGCCGCCTGGCAGCTCTGGGATGGGGAAATCTCGCGCATCGATGCCTTCGTTCTCCTAGGGGCATTCGGCGGATTGATGGCCTGGAGTATCTGGCAGGGCATGCAGAAGAAAGCCGATGCGCTGGGCAGAGAGATGGAGCAGGAACTGGAGGTTCACATCATGCCGATCCGGCGGGCCATCTTCTGGCTGGTTATCGGTCTGATTGTACTGATTGTCAGTTCCCGGATCCTGGTGTGGGGGGCGGTGGAGATTGCCCAAGGCTTTGGCGTCAGCGACCTGATCATTGGCCTGACCATTGTTGCAGTCGGTACGTCATTGCCTGAGCTTGCCTCGTCAATCATCGCCACCCGTAAAGGCGAGCACGACATCGCCCTTGGCAACGTGCTCGGTTCCAATCTCTTCAATACCCTCGCCGTGGTCGGCATCGCCGGAATGATCCACCCCATTACGGTGGGGCCTGAGGTCTTTTCCCGGGACATCCTGGTCATGGCCACATTGACCGTTTCGCTGTTTGTCATCGGCTATGGGGTTCATGGTCTCGGCCGCATCAACCGCTTTGAAGGCGGAGCATTGCTGCTCAGCTATGTGGGCTATACCGCCTACCTGGCAAGTACGGTTTTCGGCCGGTGA
- the trkA gene encoding Trk system potassium transporter TrkA, translating into MKIIIVGAGEVRFHIAQKLALESKEVVIIDNRAEALKRFSELLDVQTIQGSGSSPYVLEQAGVQHADTFLAVTDKDETNLVACLFADALSPGIVKLARIRDEHYTTYHAELTRKILNLSMIINPETEVVKSITRSMNVPGAEDFSEFAGGRIKLIGIRVNENAAVTGTRLMELRANVGALRFIVAAVFRNDRLIIPSGKDRIKAGDLVYFVCEAEDTEKVLELFGSRMESLRDILIVGGGNIGLRLARHLEEKPFHVRLIEKNLERCEFLVEQLQRTIVLHGDGTDQTLLEEENIQGMDVVISLTGDEETNVLTSLLAKRLGAKRCITRLSKFAYIPIAGAIGLGHIVSPRLSAINTILQHVRRGKVISAVSLKEEAEVLEAIALESSGIVGKPLKNLHFPKGAIVLAILRGDQSMIPTGDTVVLPQDNVIILSTRKNIPRVERELMVKLEYF; encoded by the coding sequence ATCGCGCGGAAGCTCTGAAGCGCTTTTCCGAACTGCTTGACGTTCAGACGATTCAAGGGTCCGGCAGCAGCCCCTACGTTCTGGAGCAAGCCGGCGTTCAGCATGCGGACACTTTCCTGGCCGTTACCGATAAGGATGAAACCAACCTGGTGGCATGCCTTTTCGCCGATGCACTCTCGCCCGGCATCGTCAAGCTGGCGCGCATCCGTGACGAACACTACACCACTTACCACGCGGAACTCACCCGGAAGATCCTCAACCTCAGCATGATCATCAACCCCGAAACGGAGGTCGTGAAGAGCATTACAAGATCCATGAACGTTCCGGGAGCGGAAGACTTCAGCGAATTTGCAGGCGGCAGAATCAAGCTCATCGGCATTCGAGTGAACGAGAATGCCGCGGTGACCGGAACCCGCCTTATGGAACTCCGGGCCAACGTGGGTGCGCTTCGATTCATTGTGGCGGCTGTTTTCCGAAACGACCGGTTGATCATTCCCTCGGGAAAAGACCGCATCAAAGCGGGAGACCTCGTTTATTTCGTCTGCGAAGCCGAGGATACGGAAAAGGTCCTCGAACTCTTCGGAAGCCGCATGGAATCCCTTCGGGACATCCTCATTGTGGGCGGGGGAAATATAGGGTTGCGCCTGGCAAGACACTTGGAAGAAAAGCCTTTCCATGTGCGACTCATTGAAAAAAACCTGGAACGCTGCGAATTCCTGGTGGAACAGTTGCAACGCACTATCGTTCTCCACGGCGACGGCACGGATCAGACCCTCCTGGAAGAAGAAAACATCCAGGGAATGGATGTGGTGATCTCACTCACGGGCGACGAAGAAACCAACGTGCTGACCTCTCTTCTCGCCAAGCGGCTGGGAGCCAAAAGGTGCATCACTCGACTCAGCAAGTTCGCCTACATCCCCATTGCCGGAGCCATCGGACTGGGCCACATCGTCAGCCCCAGGCTTTCTGCCATCAATACCATCCTCCAGCACGTACGCCGGGGGAAGGTGATTTCGGCGGTTTCCCTCAAGGAAGAAGCGGAAGTGCTGGAAGCCATCGCCCTGGAGAGTTCGGGTATTGTGGGAAAACCGCTCAAGAACCTGCACTTTCCAAAGGGCGCGATTGTTCTGGCCATTCTGCGGGGAGATCAAAGCATGATTCCCACGGGAGACACGGTGGTGTTGCCCCAGGACAATGTGATCATCCTTTCCACCCGGAAAAACATTCCGCGCGTCGAAAGGGAATTGATGGTGAAGCTGGAGTACTTTTAG
- a CDS encoding heavy metal response regulator transcription factor, translating into MRLLVVEDERKVAGFIKKGLEEEGYAVDVASDGRMGLRMALDRIHDLILLDIHLPEMDGLSVLQELRKERVSIPVLLLTVRATIEDKVLGLDAGADDYLTKPFAFQELLARVRALLRRQSESKQNVLQVADLILDPSRRSVYRGSEKIDLTSREFALLDYFMRNTGRVLTRTMIAEHVWDYDFDSMTNVIDVYVNYLRKKIDSNRETKLIHTVRGVGYTMKVE; encoded by the coding sequence ATGCGGCTTCTAGTCGTGGAAGATGAGAGAAAGGTTGCCGGCTTTATAAAGAAGGGGTTGGAAGAGGAAGGCTATGCGGTGGATGTGGCCTCCGACGGCAGGATGGGCCTTCGAATGGCGCTGGATCGCATTCACGACTTGATTCTTCTCGATATTCATCTTCCCGAAATGGATGGTCTTTCAGTGCTTCAGGAACTTCGAAAAGAAAGGGTTTCCATTCCGGTTTTGCTTCTCACCGTCAGGGCAACCATTGAAGACAAAGTACTTGGCCTTGACGCGGGCGCCGACGATTATCTGACCAAGCCCTTCGCATTTCAGGAACTCCTTGCGCGGGTTCGAGCCCTCCTCAGGCGACAAAGCGAATCGAAGCAAAACGTTCTCCAGGTTGCCGACCTGATTCTCGACCCCAGCCGGCGATCCGTCTATCGTGGGTCCGAAAAAATCGATCTCACCAGCAGAGAATTCGCATTGCTGGATTACTTCATGCGGAATACCGGCCGCGTATTGACACGGACCATGATTGCCGAACATGTCTGGGACTATGATTTCGACTCCATGACCAACGTGATCGATGTCTACGTGAACTATCTTCGCAAAAAGATCGATTCCAACCGGGAAACGAAGCTGATTCACACGGTGCGAGGTGTGGGTTACACCATGAAAGTGGAGTGA